The following proteins are encoded in a genomic region of Candidatus Methylospira mobilis:
- a CDS encoding DUF1269 domain-containing protein, producing the protein MSELIVIGYDDAYKAEEVRLSLLRLQREYLIDLEDAVVAIKKTDGTIKLNQATNLTAIGATGGGFWGLLIGLLFLNPLLGVTVGAASGAVAGALSDVGINDQFMKDLSQSLKPGASALFILARKITPDKVLEELKGVGGRIIKTSLSHEDEEQLQQALDSAKRGE; encoded by the coding sequence ATGAGTGAACTGATCGTAATTGGATACGACGATGCATATAAGGCGGAAGAAGTCAGGCTTTCGCTGCTGCGTCTGCAGCGCGAATACTTGATTGATCTCGAAGATGCTGTGGTTGCAATAAAAAAGACGGACGGTACCATCAAGCTGAATCAGGCCACCAATCTGACAGCGATCGGCGCTACCGGCGGCGGTTTTTGGGGACTGTTGATCGGTTTGCTGTTCCTAAACCCGCTATTGGGCGTAACTGTAGGCGCGGCATCCGGAGCGGTGGCCGGAGCGCTCTCCGATGTAGGAATCAACGACCAGTTTATGAAGGATTTGAGCCAGTCATTAAAACCAGGCGCCTCGGCTTTATTCATTCTGGCCAGAAAAATTACTCCAGACAAGGTGCTGGAAGAATTGAAGGGCGTCGGCGGGCGTATTATCAAGACTTCGCTGAGTCATGAAGACGAGGAGCAACTGCAACAGGCGCTCGACTCCGCGAAACGCGGCGAATGA
- a CDS encoding phenylpyruvate tautomerase MIF-related protein, which produces MPFLKLNTNISLSEQQTQQLLGELSRLIAKETGKPESYVMLEVAGGLSMLFGGSDEPLAYLECKSIGLSPAQAKSLSASLPQLLEENLKLSRDRIYIEFSNAPGNFWGWNGSTFG; this is translated from the coding sequence ATGCCTTTTTTAAAATTAAACACCAACATCAGTCTGAGCGAACAGCAAACGCAGCAACTGCTCGGCGAGCTTTCCAGGCTTATTGCCAAAGAAACCGGCAAACCGGAAAGCTATGTCATGCTGGAAGTCGCCGGAGGACTTTCCATGCTGTTCGGCGGCAGTGATGAGCCGCTGGCCTATCTCGAATGCAAGAGCATAGGTTTGAGTCCCGCACAAGCCAAATCTCTATCGGCCTCGCTGCCGCAACTGCTGGAGGAGAACCTGAAGCTGTCGCGCGATAGAATTTATATCGAGTTCAGCAATGCACCGGGCAATTTTTGGGGATGGAACGGTTCGACGTTCGGTTAG